In Acidobacteriaceae bacterium, the following are encoded in one genomic region:
- a CDS encoding VWA domain-containing protein, producing MRLRSLFLASVLLPAAALAAHAQESTSPDAPPPPSNVKAPDVVELPEGQTLQVNVNLVNVYFSARDKNGFVSGLTMNDCQIAEDNAPQTLKRLTQEKNLPLTIGILLDTSGSQEHVLPLEQDSGARFLREVLQKKDEAFLISFDVNVDLLADFTNSPNELKRAIDKASINSASSSAGIPGIGGGPFPTGNPRGTLLYDAVYLGAHDKLQAQTGRKVMIILTDGQDQGSQETIKTAIEAAQKSNTIVYPILIADRAGYAAAGMIYTGSGQMDQLARETGGRVINVGNNGRKLEDAFDQIQDELRTQYLASYTPTNKKADGKFRKVEMDCGKGIKVQARKGYYAIAGDGAEE from the coding sequence ATGCGCCTCCGCAGCCTCTTTCTTGCCTCCGTCCTGCTTCCCGCCGCCGCGCTGGCCGCGCACGCCCAGGAATCGACCTCGCCGGACGCCCCGCCGCCGCCTTCGAACGTGAAGGCTCCTGACGTGGTCGAACTGCCCGAAGGTCAGACGCTGCAGGTGAACGTCAACCTGGTGAACGTGTACTTCTCCGCCCGGGACAAGAACGGCTTCGTCTCCGGGTTGACGATGAACGACTGCCAGATCGCGGAAGACAACGCTCCGCAAACGCTGAAACGGCTGACGCAGGAGAAGAACCTGCCGCTGACCATCGGGATTCTGCTCGACACTTCCGGCTCGCAGGAGCACGTTCTGCCGCTGGAGCAGGACTCGGGAGCGCGCTTTCTGCGCGAGGTGCTGCAGAAGAAGGACGAGGCGTTCCTGATCTCCTTCGACGTGAACGTAGACCTGCTGGCGGACTTCACCAACAGCCCGAATGAGTTGAAGCGCGCCATCGACAAGGCGAGCATCAACTCGGCGAGTTCGTCGGCGGGCATTCCGGGCATTGGCGGTGGGCCGTTCCCCACCGGAAACCCGCGCGGTACGCTGCTCTACGACGCGGTATATCTGGGTGCGCATGACAAGCTGCAGGCGCAGACCGGCCGCAAGGTCATGATCATTCTCACCGACGGGCAGGACCAGGGCTCGCAGGAGACGATCAAGACCGCGATTGAAGCCGCGCAGAAGTCGAACACGATCGTTTATCCGATCCTGATCGCTGACCGCGCCGGTTATGCTGCTGCGGGGATGATCTACACCGGCTCCGGCCAGATGGACCAGCTCGCCCGGGAAACAGGTGGACGCGTGATCAACGTGGGCAACAATGGCCGCAAACTGGAAGATGCTTTCGACCAGATCCAGGACGAACTCCGCACGCAGTACCTCGCCAGCTATACGCCGACAAACAAGAAGGCCGACGGCAAGTTCCGCAAGGTGGAGATGGATTGCGGCAAGGGCATCAAGGTGCAGGCCCGCAAAGGGTATTATGCGATCGCTGGGGATGGAGCTGAGGAGTAG
- a CDS encoding VWA domain-containing protein codes for MRLGSKTLGVSAAMIAAGMVASAAFSQGMQDGQQTSTTVPAASTQQQPLPDGPKPQTLPKLNTIVPTASALPDAPPAPVQPAKPLADAMPADGEPVTADMQQPVPAAPTPTAQTQDDGPKPELPAAGQGEEAFKPLRIQVNFVEIPFTVKDSHGQLVPGLTWRDVRVYENGLRQQMKVFTTDPFPLSVAVVVDQSVPQQTMEKINDSLRALQESFTPYDEVAVFTYNNNVKLLGNGKFTAAQSARLGQMLEQAKAKGRDPIMPLGGPMAQTTVKNNHGVDPNTDSSAMRHGFDKPEREFHTLNDAILTAAKQTATAGRGRRRIVFVISDGKEYGSQAKEKDVIKYLQTNKVAVYGTLVGDASLPGMGFLDRVHLPLTMRDDVLPRYAAATGGQVDPEFRPRGIQQSFAKITEQVRTQYTVGYYSHEPVLDGRFRKVEVRVMRPNLTVIAKDGYYPSADEQARAIQSTAPAPKR; via the coding sequence ATGCGGTTGGGCAGCAAAACATTGGGTGTAAGCGCGGCGATGATCGCGGCGGGTATGGTGGCGAGCGCGGCGTTCAGCCAGGGTATGCAGGACGGACAGCAGACCTCCACCACAGTTCCGGCGGCAAGCACGCAACAGCAGCCGTTGCCGGATGGGCCGAAGCCCCAGACGCTTCCGAAGCTCAACACGATCGTGCCGACCGCCTCTGCGCTGCCGGACGCTCCACCAGCACCGGTACAGCCTGCAAAACCCCTCGCCGACGCGATGCCCGCAGACGGCGAGCCCGTAACCGCGGACATGCAGCAGCCGGTGCCCGCAGCCCCCACCCCCACCGCACAGACCCAGGACGACGGTCCCAAACCCGAACTTCCTGCAGCCGGACAGGGCGAAGAAGCGTTCAAGCCCCTGCGCATTCAGGTCAACTTCGTCGAAATCCCGTTCACAGTCAAGGACTCGCACGGCCAGTTGGTCCCGGGCCTCACCTGGCGCGACGTTCGTGTCTATGAGAACGGCCTCCGCCAGCAGATGAAGGTCTTCACGACCGACCCGTTCCCGCTTTCGGTCGCCGTCGTCGTCGACCAGAGCGTTCCGCAGCAGACGATGGAGAAGATCAACGACTCTCTCCGCGCATTGCAGGAATCCTTCACCCCCTACGATGAAGTCGCCGTCTTCACCTACAACAACAACGTGAAGCTGCTCGGCAACGGCAAGTTCACCGCCGCACAGAGCGCTCGTCTGGGCCAGATGCTGGAGCAGGCCAAGGCCAAGGGCCGCGACCCCATCATGCCGCTCGGCGGCCCCATGGCGCAGACCACCGTGAAGAACAATCACGGCGTTGACCCCAACACCGACAGCTCGGCCATGCGCCACGGCTTTGACAAGCCCGAGCGCGAGTTCCACACCCTGAACGACGCCATCCTGACCGCAGCCAAGCAGACCGCCACAGCAGGCCGTGGTCGCCGCCGCATCGTCTTCGTGATCTCCGACGGTAAGGAGTACGGTTCGCAGGCCAAGGAAAAGGACGTCATCAAGTACCTGCAGACCAACAAGGTTGCCGTCTACGGCACGCTGGTGGGCGACGCCTCCCTTCCGGGCATGGGCTTCCTCGACCGCGTGCATCTGCCCCTGACCATGCGGGACGACGTGCTTCCCCGCTACGCTGCAGCGACCGGCGGTCAGGTCGACCCCGAGTTCCGCCCACGCGGCATTCAACAAAGCTTCGCCAAGATCACCGAGCAGGTTCGCACACAGTACACCGTGGGCTACTACTCGCATGAGCCTGTGCTCGACGGCCGCTTCCGCAAGGTGGAAGTTCGCGTCATGCGCCCGAACCTGACCGTCATCGCCAAGGACGGCTACTACCCTTCGGCGGACGAACAGGCCCGCGCTATCCAGAGCACCGCTCCAGCACCAAAGCGTTGA
- a CDS encoding EamA family transporter produces MQCAAVALAAAVAWGGGDFSGGMGTKGSGGSVAAALRVIMLANLSSLVLLVLVSWLTGAPRPTGAAALWAIAAGVLAGVSVTAFYMALARGEMGPSAAVSGLLAAAIPAAVSAVLDGAPGVLRLAGFALAAIAIWTIATGNHHDAPGTMPLAVVGGLGFGLYFTALRLSNPLGVWESMALARAASILTCGILWLLVRAKQPGQAVLPKLSGAAWGWVAGVAVLDTTGNLCFVEATRLGRLDVTAVLGSLYPAGTILLAAAVLKERPARKQWLGMLVALAAVVLVSL; encoded by the coding sequence ATGCAATGCGCAGCGGTCGCCCTGGCGGCCGCTGTTGCTTGGGGCGGAGGCGATTTCTCCGGCGGCATGGGCACCAAAGGCTCGGGCGGCTCCGTCGCCGCGGCGCTGCGCGTCATTATGCTGGCAAACCTCAGCAGCCTCGTGCTTCTCGTACTCGTCAGCTGGCTCACCGGCGCCCCCCGGCCAACGGGAGCCGCCGCTCTCTGGGCGATCGCTGCGGGCGTTCTCGCAGGCGTCTCGGTCACGGCGTTTTACATGGCGCTGGCGCGTGGAGAGATGGGTCCTTCCGCCGCCGTGAGCGGCCTTCTTGCCGCCGCAATCCCTGCCGCCGTCTCCGCCGTGCTCGACGGCGCGCCGGGCGTTCTCCGACTCGCGGGCTTCGCTCTGGCAGCCATCGCCATCTGGACCATCGCCACCGGCAATCACCATGACGCACCCGGAACCATGCCGCTCGCCGTCGTGGGAGGCCTGGGCTTCGGGCTCTACTTCACCGCGCTTCGACTATCGAACCCGCTCGGAGTCTGGGAGTCGATGGCACTGGCCCGCGCCGCCAGCATCCTCACCTGCGGCATACTCTGGCTGCTCGTACGCGCAAAGCAGCCGGGACAGGCTGTGCTTCCCAAGCTCTCCGGGGCCGCGTGGGGATGGGTCGCAGGCGTCGCTGTACTCGACACCACCGGCAATCTTTGCTTCGTCGAAGCCACTCGCCTGGGCAGGCTGGACGTCACCGCGGTGCTGGGATCGCTCTACCCTGCCGGGACGATTCTGCTCGCAGCGGCGGTGCTCAAAGAGCGTCCCGCGCGCAAGCAGTGGCTGGGCATGCTGGTCGCGCTGGCAGCGGTCGTACTAGTCAGCCTTTAA